The following are from one region of the Microtus ochrogaster isolate Prairie Vole_2 chromosome 17, MicOch1.0, whole genome shotgun sequence genome:
- the Gnrh1 gene encoding progonadoliberin-1, which translates to MTPKLLAAVVLLSLGLEGCSSQHWSYGLRPGGKRSAEHLVDSFQEMGKEVDQPAEPQHFECTVHWPRSPLRDLRGALESLIEEETRQKKM; encoded by the exons ATGACCCCCAAACTTCTAGCTGCTGTTGTTCTGCTGAGTCTGGGTTTGGAAGGCTGTTCCAGCCAGCACTGGTCCTATGGGTTGCGccctggaggaaagagaagcgCGGAACACTTGGTCGATTCTTTCCAAGAG ATGGGCAAAGAGGTGGATCAACCGGCAGAACCCCAGCACTTCGAGTGCACTGTCCACTGGCCCCGCTCGCCCCTCAGGGACCTGCGAGGAGCTCTG GAAAGTCTGATCGAAGAGGAAACCAGGCAGAAGAAGATGTAA
- the Kctd9 gene encoding BTB/POZ domain-containing protein KCTD9 isoform X2, which yields MLAHMFKDRGVWGNKQDHRGAFLIDRSPEYFEPILNYLRHGQLIVNDGINLLGVLEEARFFGIDSLIEHLEVAIKNSQPPEDHSPISRKEFVRFLLATPTKSELRCQGLNFSGADLSRLDLRYINFKMANLSRCNLAHANLCCANLERADLSGSVLDCANLQGVKMLCSNAEGASLRLCNFEDPSGLKANLEGANLKGVDMEGSQMTGINLRVATLKNAKLKNCNLRGATLAGTDLENCDLSGCDLQEANLRGSNVKGAIFEEMLTPLHMSQSVR from the exons ATGCTGGCGCACATGTTCAAGGACAGAG GTGTCTGGGGAAATAAGCAAGATCATAGAGGAGCTTTCTTAATTGACCGAAGTCCCGAGTACTTTGAACCCATTTTGAACTACTTGCGTCACGGACAGCTCATTGTAAACGATGGCATTAACTTATTGG GTGTGCTAGAAGAAGCCAGGTTTTTTGGTATAGACTCACTGATTGAACACCTAGAAGTGGCCATAAAG AATTCCCAACCACCAGAGGATCACTCACCAATATCCCGAAAGGAATTTGTTCGGTTTCTGCTGGCCACTCCAACCAAGTCAGAGCTGCGCTGCCAG GGCTTAAACTTCAGTGGTGCTGATCTTTCCCGTTTGGACCTTCGATACATTAACTTCAAAATGGCCAATTTAAGCCGCTGCAACCTCGCACATGCAAATCTCTGCTGTGCTAATCTTGAACGAGCTGATCTATCTGGATCAGTGCTCGAC TGTGCAAATCTCCAGGGAGTCAAGATGCTTTGCTCAAACGCCGAAGGCGCATCCCTGAGGCTCTGTAATTTTGAGGATCCTTCCGGTCTTAAAGCCAATTTAGAGG GTGCTAATCTGAAAGGCGTGGATATGGAAGGAAGTCAGATGACAGGAATTAACCTGCGAGTTGCCACCTTAAAAAATGCAAAACTGAAGAACTGTAATCTCAGAGGGGCAACTTTGGCAGGAACCGACTTGGAG AACTGTGATTTGTCGGGGTGTGACCTCCAAGAAGCCAACCTGAGAGGTTCCAACGTGAAGGGTGCCATATTTGAAGAGATGCTGACACCATTACATATGTCCCAGAGTGTCAGATGA